In Ipomoea triloba cultivar NCNSP0323 chromosome 7, ASM357664v1, a single genomic region encodes these proteins:
- the LOC116024249 gene encoding putative F-box protein At5g42430 — MNNPSTFSSSTSITSLPREILLKILTGLPAKSAVRFRCTSKFFYSFVPEPRFAFRILVSLPSETPPELNLFSVSYREDSHGNLQADTAQRLDVRGLLCSADGKMCLLSHASGDDAVFDLSTGLCICLPRIGRSTGRAVLVFDSVSGRYKVFNCEVYFDTDCRQLFNQLWVLTVGVDKSRRKIDSSNITGYIKAVVHIHGIIYLIPFIFESRVEWSGLSQLSKIVAMDVAKENFITFIPLPSECWLQWMKLNDRLAFIDILSPQNAKFETPTFWPDKINIWTLERSMEWEKQTIGLPLEQREVIGEATFMGSTANSMGDIVFLIQRERIMSPLVLVYSFRREVWRRFEIHGVCNYSLCFSYMRRVVHVEDEIATFLE, encoded by the coding sequence ATGAATAACccttcaactttttcttcttctacttccaTAACCTCTCTTCCACGAGAGATTCTTCTCAAAATTCTCACTGGTCTTCCTGCCAAATCCGCAGTGCGATTCAGATGCACCTCCAAATTCTTCTATTCCTTCGTACCGGAGCCAAGATTCGCTTTCAGAATCCTCGTCTCTCTCCCATCCGAAACACCCCCTGAATTAAATTTATTCTCCGTGAGTTACCGTGAAGACAGCCATGGAAACCTCCAGGCCGACACTGCCCAACGTTTGGATGTACGAGGTTTACTATGTTCCGCCGATGGCAAGATGTGTCTGCTCAGCCACGCATCGGGGGACGACGCTGTTTTCGACCTTAGTACCGGACTGTGTATTTGCCTGCCAAGGATTGGTCGGTCCACCGGCCGTGCGGTCTTGGTGTTTGACTCGGTTTCGGGACGGTACAAGGTTTTCAACTGCGAGGTGTATTTTGATACTGATTGCCGGCAATTGTTTAATCAGCTCTGGGTTTTAACTGTCGGAGTGGATAAGTCACGGAGGAAGATAGACTCTTCCAACATCACCGGATATATCAAGGCTGTCGTCCACATTCATGGGATTATCTATTTGATTCCTTTTATTTTCGAATCCAGAGTAGAATGGTCTGGACTCTCTCAACTGTCAAAGATAGTTGCAATGGATGTTGCGAAGGAGAATTTTATCACGTTCATACCGCTCCCATCTGAATGTTGGCTGCAATGGATGAAGCTGAATGATCGCTTAGCTTTCATTGACATTCTTAGTCCACAAAATGCGAAATTCGAGACTCCTACGTTTTGGCCCGACAAGATAAATATATGGACGTTGGAGAGGTCAATGGAGTGGGAGAAACAGACCATTGGTTTGCCATTGGAGCAGAGGGAGGTGATTGGAGAAGCTACTTTCATGGGGTCTACTGCTAATAGTATGGGGGATATTGTGTTCTTGATTCAAAGGGAGAGGATAATGTCTCCACTGGTTTTAGTTTATTCATTTAGAAGAGAGGTTTGGAGAAGATTTGAGATACATGGAGTTTGTAATTACTCACTTTGTTTCTCATATATGAGACGTGTTGTGCATGTGGAGGATGAGATTGCAACTTTTTTGGAATGA
- the LOC116024250 gene encoding putative F-box protein At5g42430 has translation MITHCLEVLHQRLSLLREVASRVVVEEAVRLAEHRSAVLVLVLLAVAEVLHGAAAAVLSIKLQRQMNNPSTSSSSTSITSLPREILLKILTGLPAKSAVRFRCTSKFFYSFIPEPRFAFRILVSLQSKTPPGLNLYSVNYHEDSHGNLQADTAQPLGVRGLVCSADGKMCLLSHASGDDAVFDLSTGRHIWLPSRISWSTGRAVLGFDSVSERYKVFNSEVYYDSDRQRVMNQLWVLTVGVDKLWRKIDASTITGYTQTAVHINGIIYLIPLITESMTGCWTRLSESLKNLFDSSNIEPKIVAMDVSTERFIRYIPLPSECLSPQYRRGWLPWVKLNGRLAFINILSPQKAKSLSPSGAFTSWPNKINIWTLERSMEWEKQTVGLPLEEREVIGEAIFLGFTANSMGEIVFLILRKTIMSPLVLLYSFRREVWKRFEIHGVCSYSLSLWYMRGVVHVEEENATFLD, from the exons ATGATTACGCATTGCCTGGAGGTGCTGCACCAGCGGCTTTCGCTGCTCAGGGAGGTCGCCAGTCGCGTGGTCGTGGAGGAGGCCGTTCGGCTGGCGGAGCACCGTTCGGCCGTGCTGGTTCTAGTTTTGCTCGCGGTCGCGGAGGTTCTGCAtggcgcggcggcggcggttctg AGCATCAAACTTCAAAGACAGATGAATAACCcttcaacttcttcttcttcaacttccATAACCTCTCTTCCACGAGAGATTCTTCTCAAAATTCTCACTGGTCTTCCTGCCAAATCCGCGGTGCGATTCAGATGCACCTCCAAATTCTTCTATTCCTTCATACCTGAGCCAAGATTCGCGTTCAGAATCCTCGTCTCTCTCCAATCCAAAACACCCCCCGGATTAAATTTATACTCCGTGAATTACCATGAAGACAGCCATGGAAACCTCCAAGCCGACACTGCCCAACCTTTGGGTGTACGAGGTTTAGTATGTTCCGCCGATGGCAAGATGTGTCTGCTCAGCCACGCATCCGGGGACGACGCCGTTTTCGACCTTAGTACCGGACGGCATATTTGGCTGCCAAGCCGTATTAGTTGGTCGACAGGCCGTGCGGTCTTGGGGTTTGACTCGGTTTCGGAACGGTACAAGGTTTTCAACTCCGAGGTGTACTATGATTCTGATCGCCAGCGGGTGATGAATCAGCTGTGGGTTTTAACTGTCGGAGTGGATAAGTTATGGAGGAAGATAGACGCGTCCACCATCACGGGATATACTCAGACTGCCGTCCACATTAATGGGATTATCTATTTGATTCCTCTCATTACTGAATCAATGACAGGATGCTGGACTCGACTCTCTGAATCGCTCAAGAATCTATTTGATTCCTCGAATATTGAACCAAAAATAGTTGCAATGGATGTTTCCACGGAGAGATTTATCAGGTACATACCCTTGCCATCTGAGTGTCTGTCCCCACAATATCGACGGGGGTGGCTGCCATGGGTGAAGCTGAATGGTCGCTTAGCTTTCATTAATATTCTTAGCCCACAAAAGGCGAAATCTCTTAGTCCTTCTGGGGCTTTCACATCCTGGCCGAACAAGATAAATATATGGACGTTGGAGAGGTCAATGGAGTGGGAGAAGCAGACAGTGGGTTTGCCATTGGAGGAAAGGGAGGTGATTGGAGAAGCTATTTTCTTGGGGTTTACTGCGAATAGTATGGGGGAGATTGTGTTCTTGATTCTAAGGAAGACTATAATGTCTCCTTTGGTTTTACTTTATTCATTTAGAAGAGAAGTTTGGAAAAGATTTGAGATACATGGAGTTTGTAGTTACTCACTTTCTCTCTGGTATATGAGAGGTGTTGTGCATGTAGAAGAAGAGAATGCAACTTTTTTGGATtga
- the LOC116024252 gene encoding putative F-box protein At5g42430 — translation MNPSTSITALPREILLRILTGLPAKSTVRFRCTSKFFYSFIPEPRFEFTILVSLPSESNLYSVSYREDNHGNLQADIAQRLDVLGLLCSADDKMCLLSRELVDDNAIFDLSTGRHIWLPSIIGWPPSRVPSSLNWSSAVLGFDSVSRRYKVFKSTAYYDSGYQRVLNKLWVLTVGVDKSWREIDFAIIRYARVAICINGIIYLITRHSHPVKSLFDSSSKIVAIDLATESFIRSIPFPSECRSTQQHQLPWIKLPWIKLNGRLAFINILNSQKGKSLASGIPLPWPDRIDIWTLEGSIEYSVILPLEEREMIGEATFMEFTANSIGEIAFLIGRKRMMSPLLLVYSFGREVWRRFEIHGVCNYSFHSSYRRSIVYVGDEIASFLE, via the coding sequence ATGAACCCTTCAACTTCCATAACCGCTCTTCCACGTGAGATTCTTCTCAGAATTCTCACTGGTCTTCCTGCCAAATCCACAGTGCGATTCAGATGCACCTCCAAATTCTTCTATTCCTTCATACCCGAGCCAAGATTCGAGTTCACAATCCTCGTCTCTCTCCCATCCGAATCAAATTTATACTCCGTGAGTTACCGTGAAGACAACCATGGAAACCTCCAAGCCGACATTGCCCAGCGTTTGGATGTACTAGGTTTACTATGTTCCGCCGATGACAAGATGTGTCTGCTCAGCCGCGAATTGGTGGACGATAATGCCATCTTCGACCTTAGTACCGGACGGCATATTTGGCTGCCAAGCATTATTGGTTGGCCGCCCAGTCGTGTGCCGTCGAGCCTTAACTGGTCCTCTGCGGTCTTGGGGTTTGACTCGGTTTCGAGAAGGTACAAGGTTTTCAAGTCCACCGCGTACTATGATTCGGGTTACCAGCGGGTGTTGAATAAGTTGTGGGTTTTAACCGTGGGAGTGGATAAGTCATGGAGGGAGATAGACTTCGCCATCATTAGATACGCCCGGGTTGCCATTTGCATTAATGGGATTATCTATTTGATAACTCGTCACTCTCACCCGGTCAAGAGTCTATTTGATTCTTCGAGTAAAATAGTTGCAATCGATCTTGCAACGGAGAGTTTTATCAGGTCCATACCATTTCCATCCGAGTGTCGGTCCACACAGCAGCATCAACTGCCATGGATAAAGTTGCCATGGATAAAGTTGAATGGTCGCCTAGCTTTCATTAACATTCTTAACTCACAAAAGGGAAAATCCCTGGCCTCTGGGATTCCTTTACCCTGGCCCGACAGGATAGATATATGGACCTTGGAGGGGTCAATAGAGTACTCGGTGATTCTACCATTGGAGGAGAGGGAGATGATTGGAGAAGCTACTTTCATGGAGTTTACGGCTAATAGTATTGGGGAGATTGCCTTCTTGATTGGAAGGAAGAGGATGATGTCTCCTTTGCTTTTAGTTTATTCATTTGGAAGAGAGGTTTGGAGAAGGTTTGAGATACATGGAGTTTGTAATTATTCATTTCATTCCTCATATAGGAGAAGTATTGTGTATGTGGGGGATGAGATTGCATCTTTTTTGGAATGa
- the LOC116024253 gene encoding F-box protein At5g62510-like → MNNPPTSSSSTSITSLPREILLKILTSLPPKSAVRFRCTSKFFYDLIPEPRFAFTILVSLPSGIRPILNLYTVNYSEDSHGNLQADTAQRLDTQNLVCLAGSSSADGKLCLLSDESGHDAVFDLETRQSISLPRTCHPVTRYLSCGFLGFDFLFTFRNLPGRLISSVAVLGFGSVSGKYKVFKPTVYYDSGGMFTRLWVLTLGVDNSWREIEIEIEIHTVGYTDAVIHVNGTVYLVPRIKASRIAAMDVETERLTALIAFPSEYQPGRAWMSLNGRLAFVNVPTRGGAEWGMEVWTLERAAEWERRAVAPPPEEERAVIGEASSMRFASNSVGEIVLLLHGKEMCPLVLVYSFGRGVWRRFEISGVPNHSLLLSYMRGVVGVVDEIAIFSE, encoded by the coding sequence ATGAATAACCCtccaacttcttcttcttctacttccaTAACCTCTCTTCCACGAGAGATTCTTCTCAAAATTCTCACCAGTCTTCCTCCCAAATCCGCAGTGCGATTCAGATGCACCTCTAAATTCTTCTATGATCTCATCCCGGAGCCAAGATTCGCGTTCACAATCCTCGTCTCTCTCCCATCCGGAATCCGCCCCATACTAAACCTATACACCGTGAATTACAGCGAAGACAGCCATGGAAACCTCCAAGCCGACACCGCCCAACGTTTGGACACACAAAATTTAGTATGTCTGGCCGGCTCGAGTTCCGCCGACGGCAAGCTTTGTCTGCTCAGCGACGAATCGGGACACGACGCCGTTTTCGACCTCGAAACCCGACAAAGTATTTCTCTCCCCAGAACTTGTCATCCGGTAACTCGTTACCTCAGCTGCGGTTTCTTGGGTTTTGACTTCCTTTTCACCTTCCGGAACCTCCCCGGCCGGCTAATCTCCTCCGTGGCGGTTTTAGGGTTCGGTTCCGTTTCGGGGAAGTACAAGGTTTTTAAGCCGACAGTGTACTATGATTCCGGGGGGATGTTTACTCGGCTTTGGGTTTTGACTCTGGGAGTGGATAATTCATGGCGggagatagagatagagatagagatacACACCGTCGGGTACACTGACGCCGTTATCCACGTTAACGGGACCGTCTATTTGGTTCCTCGTATCAAAGCGAGTAGAATCGCCGCGATGGATGTGGAGACGGAGAGGCTAACGGCGTTAATAGCGTTTCCGTCGGAGTATCAGCCGGGGCGGGCGTGGATGAGCCTGAATGGGCGGCTGGCTTTTGTTAATGTTCCTACAAGGGGAGGGGCGGAGTGGGGGATGGAGGTGTGGACGCTGGAGAGGGCGGCGGAGTGGGAGAGGCGCGCGGTGGCGCCGCCGCCGGAGGAGGAGCGGGCGGTGATCGGAGAAGCTAGTTCCATGAGGTTTGCTTCGAATAGTGTGGGGGAGATTGTGTTGTTGTTGCATGGTAAGGAGATGTGCCCTTTGGTTTTGGTTTATTCGTTTGGGAGAGGGGTTTGGAGGAGGTTTGAGATTAGTGGGGTGCCTAATCACTCACTTTTGCTCTCTTATATGAGAGGTGTTGTGGGTGTGGTGGACGAGATTGCTATATTTTCAGAAtga
- the LOC116025881 gene encoding F-box protein At1g30790-like, with protein MNTSTSTTSATSLPQDILYEIFSRLPVKSIVQFRCVSKFFYSLINNSFFADVHRNRSLTCPGTRILLRVPSKTCQQIFYTVNLTEENNGKLQANRARYMDQQCFHNLVHLRSTNGLICLANNDGEAAVCNLSIRQHVSLPRTHPVRPSISQNFASAALGFGSVSKKYKVFMSELRCIHGRGNKKHWVLTLGEDESWREIISAAVPNYPETTLHIDGVIYLINWTVKREIIAFNVGAEEFRTLPFPCELRHRILSSPWIAVAGRLAAVTVNHQLSSLEIWGLEKSMEWGKYMIPIPLEDREIMRKASSMDFAGKCNGEIVMLIQVGDTFLIFVFGTQVWRKFEICGIYDGFICLDRLQSAIHIIEENVFFPSFKFG; from the exons ATGAATACCTCAACTTCTACAACCTCTGCAACTTCCCTTCCACAAGACATTCTTTACGAAATTTTCAGTAGACTTCCCGTTAAGTCTATAGTACAATTCAGGTGCGTTTCCAAATTCTTTTACTCTCTTATTAATAACTCGTTTTTCGCTGATGTGCACCGGAACCGTTCCTTAACCTGTCCCGGGACAAGAATCCTCTTGCGTGTTCCATCCAAAACATGTCAACAAATCTTTTACACTGTAAATTTGACCGAAGAAAACAATGGAAAGCTCCAAGCCAACCGTGCCCGGTACATGGACCAGCAATGCTTTCACAACCTGGTACATTTAAG GTCTACTAACGGCCTGATTTGTCTGGCCAACAACGACGGAGAAGCCGCGGTTTGCAACCTTAGTATAAGACAACATGTTTCTCTGCCAAGAACCCATCCTGTCCGGCCATCCATCTCGCAAAACTTCGCCAGCGCGGCCTTgggtttcggttcggtttcgaaAAAGTACAAGGTTTTCATGTCGGAACTGCGTTGCATCCACGGCCGTGGCAATAAGAAGCACTGGGTTTTAACTCTTGGAGAGGATGAATCATGGAGGGAGATTATCTCCGCCGCCGTCCCAAACTATCCAGAAACCACTCTTCACATTGACGGCGTTATCTACTTAATAAACTGGACCGTTAAAAGGGAAATAATTGCGTTTAACGTCGGAGCCGAGGAGTTTCGCACGTTACCTTTTCCGTGTGAACTCCGACATCGTATTTTGAGCTCGCCGTGGATTGCGGTGGCCGGTCGGCTAGCCGCCGTTACTGTTAATCATCAATTGAGCAGTTTGGAGATTTGGGGTTTGGAGAAATCAATGGAATGGGGGAAATATATGATTCCCATTCCATTGGAAGATAGGGAAATTATGAGAAAAGCTTCTTCTATGGACTTCGCAGGAAAGTGTAATGGGGAGATTGTGATGCTGATTCAGGTGGGTGACACTTTCTTGATTTTTGTGTTTGGAACGCAGGTGTGGAGAAAGTTTGAGATATGTGGGATTTATGATGGTTTTATTTGTTTGGATAGATTACAAAGTGCCATACATATCATTGAGGAAAATGTATTTTTTCCTAGTTTTAAGTTTGGTTAG